The following is a genomic window from Neodiprion pinetum isolate iyNeoPine1 chromosome 3, iyNeoPine1.2, whole genome shotgun sequence.
GGTTTATTGTTGCAAACGACAATTTCTCCTGCGGGTTTTGGGTTATGGGCCGGTCCGCTAATAGAATTACCTTACCGGTTCAAAACCCGCCAATCCGTACCTGATAGAAACTGTCCAACTCAATATCGATCAATTATAATTCCATCGCACCAACAAATTTCGTACAAGTCTCGCCCTTTTATGAATTCTCTACAATTAATTACCTCAGattgcaaataaataaaaacaggTAATTTTCGTTGGCTCCCGAGAAGGAGGCACACTTTGTTGAATACTACACCAGATCGAATCATTTTCCCCTCTCACTCAGCCTAACCAATTCTGAAAATGATGTGAGCACTGCAAGCATAGATCTCATTGATTTAGAGAGCACCGAAGAAGTCGGTATACGGTTATTAATTCCGCGGTCTGATCGAGGGCGTGTTGCTCATAGTAAAGATGCTCCTCCTCTCCAGGTCCTCGCTTTTCTGTGACGAATTAATCCCCGTCTGCGGCAACGCACCCGCTTTCACGTCCGCACGACGGTCCGAAGCGGTCCCTCGAGGACCATCCGGAGCCCCGAAGACGAAGCTATGCTCGTATATTTTATACCATGCCTCTTCGCCCATCCATCGCTTCTCCGTTGGCTCCCGTGAGTCGTCGTTAGTTTCCTCCTCTCCGTCAATTTCCCCCCGAACTCTTTTTCTCGTCGCCATCGCCCTCCGTTCGCTTTCTTCGTCCTGCGCCCGAAGACCCGTATCGTCCTCATCTATCCCTCGATCCTCGGCAATGTCCTCAACCTTACGGACCATGTTCCGAACAACGTCAGCAACAACGCATGGAAGAGGCATATCCGCGTTGATATCCGAGACCCGTGGACTGTTTTCACCCCGAAAGGTAGACGCCGTTCTTGTATTTCTTGCGTCGAATCCATCGCTTACGTGTTCGACGCATGTTATCTGCAGGGGTAAATTGCTGTCCGATTTGTCCATCGATGTCTCCTGGACCGCATCTTCGTCCGAGGACTCGGAATCACTTCCGATTTCTATGGGTTCGTGAAAAGCCCCATTGGGATGGCGCCCTGATGCGAAACGCGTCTGCGCGCCATGTTTGCAGGTAGTTGATATTTCTGCTAAACGGTGAGACCGCCTGATGGACGAGAAGCTTACGCTGAGATTATCGTCGAAGGTAACATAACTGCGAAATGAGATTCCTGGATGTAGGCGGTTCCATTCAGGACAGGAGATGATCGGCGACGTTTCGTTATCGCGCCTGATATTAGCTCGGCGAAAACTGGACAAGATAAATTCCTTCGGGACGCTCTCCCACGCTTTGACGATATTGTCGATAGTATCCGCGAAGGTCCAATTAAAATTGGACCCCATCGTCACCTTCTTGGCGGTGTAACTTTGCCGGTAGATCGTTTTGAAGCGGTGAAATATGTTCGCCCTCAGCGGCTGTAAGTTCGGGGGGAACTCTTTCGGGAAGAAAATCAGGCCCACGTTCGACAGGGCATTGTCCTTCAAAGCGTGGACGCGACTCCTGCTCAGCAGCAATACGATCTTCCTGTTTGACCTCGCCATTCGAGCGTTCAACTCTGTTATCCAGACTCTGAATACCTCTCGAGTGATCCACGCGTCCGGGTTGAAAGAGTATCGGCAGCTGTAGTGAGCCTGCACAGGAGTATCGAATTTTCCGCATATCAACGGCGGCAGTTTCTCGAGCCCCGATGCGCTGCAGCAGAGCAATAAGGTCACGCGATGTTCCCTGTCTTCCCCGTTTCTGCAAGTTACGCAACCGACCGCCTCTCCGGGTATCTTCTCTGGTGAAATATCGTGGTACATTCCCATCTCGTCTACCTGAAAGACGTCCTTGTACCGATACTGCGACATGTGGGGTCTCATCAGGTCGATCCACTCTCGATAGTCCTTGAAGACCGGACCATGCAGAGTGGAAGCGAGTGAGGGTGGAAAACCGTACTTCTTCAGGAAGATCGTCACCCatcttttcgaaaatttaacgtcTGTATTAAGagattttcaaacattttagGTTGCGAAATTCAACCTCGTGAAATAGTTGTCACCGTCGATATATGCGTGAATGTATATCGCATGCCGATAttgaatatacaatatatggAATCAGAAATTGACTTACCTCCGAGACCTAACTCGAGTGAGAGATCGACGGCTTTACGACCAATTATTTCCGTATTCAACGGCTGATTGGTAGCGTGTTGTTCGCACGTCCATTGGAACAGTTTTTCACGAAGGATCTCGACCTTAGCCTTATCATTGATACTTCGGGGCGTTTTTCGCAGGCTTGTCATCGCGATGGCAATCCAGTGCCGAAATGTCAGTTTGCCAAAACGGagtagtaaaaataaaatcgatgtAAAATACTGGTCAGAATGCACGTCAGAAAAAAGAACGTGTTTGATAAGAAAAACACAAGCGAAATGATACAG
Proteins encoded in this region:
- the LOC124215169 gene encoding tigger transposable element-derived protein 6 isoform X1, translating into MTSLRKTPRSINDKAKVEILREKLFQWTCEQHATNQPLNTEIIGRKAVDLSLELGLGDVKFSKRWVTIFLKKYGFPPSLASTLHGPVFKDYREWIDLMRPHMSQYRYKDVFQVDEMGMYHDISPEKIPGEAVGCVTCRNGEDREHRVTLLLCCSASGLEKLPPLICGKFDTPVQAHYSCRYSFNPDAWITREVFRVWITELNARMARSNRKIVLLLSRSRVHALKDNALSNVGLIFFPKEFPPNLQPLRANIFHRFKTIYRQSYTAKKVTMGSNFNWTFADTIDNIVKAWESVPKEFILSSFRRANIRRDNETSPIISCPEWNRLHPGISFRSYVTFDDNLSVSFSSIRRSHRLAEISTTCKHGAQTRFASGRHPNGAFHEPIEIGSDSESSDEDAVQETSMDKSDSNLPLQITCVEHVSDGFDARNTRTASTFRGENSPRVSDINADMPLPCVVADVVRNMVRKVEDIAEDRGIDEDDTGLRAQDEESERRAMATRKRVRGEIDGEEETNDDSREPTEKRWMGEEAWYKIYEHSFVFGAPDGPRGTASDRRADVKAGALPQTGINSSQKSEDLERRSIFTMSNTPSIRPRN
- the LOC124215169 gene encoding uncharacterized protein isoform X2, yielding MRPHMSQYRYKDVFQVDEMGMYHDISPEKIPGEAVGCVTCRNGEDREHRVTLLLCCSASGLEKLPPLICGKFDTPVQAHYSCRYSFNPDAWITREVFRVWITELNARMARSNRKIVLLLSRSRVHALKDNALSNVGLIFFPKEFPPNLQPLRANIFHRFKTIYRQSYTAKKVTMGSNFNWTFADTIDNIVKAWESVPKEFILSSFRRANIRRDNETSPIISCPEWNRLHPGISFRSYVTFDDNLSVSFSSIRRSHRLAEISTTCKHGAQTRFASGRHPNGAFHEPIEIGSDSESSDEDAVQETSMDKSDSNLPLQITCVEHVSDGFDARNTRTASTFRGENSPRVSDINADMPLPCVVADVVRNMVRKVEDIAEDRGIDEDDTGLRAQDEESERRAMATRKRVRGEIDGEEETNDDSREPTEKRWMGEEAWYKIYEHSFVFGAPDGPRGTASDRRADVKAGALPQTGINSSQKSEDLERRSIFTMSNTPSIRPRN